A section of the Harmonia axyridis chromosome 2, icHarAxyr1.1, whole genome shotgun sequence genome encodes:
- the LOC123672175 gene encoding uncharacterized protein LOC123672175, with translation MIETEKFIKCVKNNPTIWKKTAKRYGDRLARENCWNLIGQQVYDAWESKTEEERQEEVINMKNKWRHMRDSFNKYMNQAEGRFSGVKKRKYIYADNLTFLLNRGKRSTFKNHDTREKDDKSSWGNEENNTNEEVSSRNRHQSQTTSRKLLNSVTNSIQMNKQQTSKTPTPMQDDPDRCYLLSLLPEFKRLTDDQKLDFRFHTLQFFRVVRSKTIRRAECSNGWNQEIESNPLEGAASSYQSPEGSRDGSCLNSPESANSEQSATSFLRDSPTPLDSVKTELI, from the exons ATGATCGagaccgaaaaattcatcaaGTGTGTCAAGAACAACCCCACGATATGGAAAAAGACCGCCAAAAGGTATGGGGACAGATTGGCGAGGGAGAACTGCTGGAATCTGATCGGTCAGCAGGTTTACGACGCGTGGGAGTCGAAGACCGAAGAAGAGAGGCAGGAAGAAG tgataaacatgaaaaacaaatggAGACACATGAGGGACAGCTTCAACAAGTACATGAACCAAGCTGAAGGCCGTTTCTCTGGAGTGAAAAAGAGGAAATACATTTATGCAGACAACCTTACTTTCCTCCTTAACAGAGGCAAGAGATCAACTTTCAAAAACCACGACACCAGAGAAAAAGACGACAAATCATCATGGGGTAACGAAGAAAACAACACTAACGAAGAAGTATCGTCAAGAAACCGCCATCAATCACAGACAACTTCCAGAAAACTCCTCAACTCAGTTACTAACAGTATCCAAATGAACAAACAGCAAACTTCGAAAACCCCAACGCCAATGCAAGATGATCCAGATAGATGCTACCTTCTATCTCTTCTTCCGGAGTTCAAGAGGTTAACCGACGACCAGAAGCTGGACTTCCGGTTCCACACTCTGCAGTTCTTCCGGGTTGTAAGAAGTAAGACAATCAGACGAGCGGAGTGTAGTAATGGTTGGAACCAGGAGATTGAAAGCAACCCTTTGGAGGGTGCTGCGTCGTCTTACCAGTCTCCAGAAGGGTCACGTGATGGATCTTGTCTTAACTCCCCGGAATCGGCAAATTCTGAACAGTCAGCTACCTCGTTTCTCAGGGATTCTCCTACGCCTTTGGATTCAGTGAAGACGGAACTGATCTAG
- the LOC123672096 gene encoding uncharacterized protein LOC123672096: MMQEQFENSGAATNNQYDVFNQTIANYFIKLKYKDSLEWVALASQSYASMIETVKKRYPELEHQELVLSDSAGAILSPEFFPIFLGFSERGVIIQVSVQKDTLLEIEGYPTLLSPSTFSDSSTLCSFDTNVSCLSDVTNEDYPRKRARTELRGREVNVQVNFFSKCFAVFIDLNYFQIFTVVRNLQNRNPFFHFQIFQELKEYILKAPGGKEVVFFYRNNRTLDDKHRKRLVNIVVNHMLQDTLDVLPSNHTKATYASAIVQLFPALRDKTTEDGFEAFFDPVSKKGFLTNRIRTLSRGRKKPSSKPQTFDFQELTQQEEYETQKLLLKNADPNTQRNDIFEKTHQTFKIRNTCRFKILEEFPRFLDTDGLISYEFFLKTGKDEDVFLKKFPGYVDKIFEVYRISVSKVNETLFKDSDYWDKETRCLFALLELLPPTAGGKKSTVRRETVSDALQKLLKFQNIQVPLKNILNEKPSTQPFLLAVGTKESDISVFYVVFDNNILKAGVTITESFDFLFKCHFVFDMKYYQALDQFFNFISLFFYEIAPNDISSRARELKTKLLMS; this comes from the exons ATGATGCAG gaacaatttgaaaattccgGCGCTGCTACTAACAATCAGTACGATGTTTTCAATCAGACGATTGCAAActatttcataaaattgaaatataaggATTCATTGGAATGGGTTGCACTTGCAAGTCAATCCTATGCAAGTATGATTGAAACAG TGAAAAAAAGGTATCCTGAGTTGGAACATCAAGAATTGGTTCTATCGGATTCGGCAGGAGCCATACTTTCTCCAgagttttttccaatttttctcgGATTTTCAGAAAGAGGTGTAATTATTCAAGTTTCAGTGCAGAAGG ACACACTCCTAGAAATTGAAGGATACCCAACTCTGCTTAGTCCTTCTACTTTTTCGGATTCAAGTACTTTATGTAGTTTCGACACTAATGTCAGTTGCCTATCAGACGTAACTAATGAAGATTACCCGAGGAAAAGAGCTAGAACTGAGTTGAGAGGAAGAGAAGTAAACGTGCAGGtaaattttttctccaagtgcTTTGCGGTATTCATTgacctgaattattttcaaattttcactgTAGTACGAAACTTACAAAACAGAAACCCattctttcattttcaaatatttcaggaatTGAAAGAGTATATATTGAAGGCTCCAGGAGGAAAAGAAGTTGTCTTTTTCTACAGGAATAACAGGACCCTGGACGATAAACATAGGAAGAGATTAGTAAACATTGTAGTGAATCATATGCTACAAGATACCCTTGACGTATTGCCTTCTAATCACACAAAAGCGACATATGCATCAGCAATCGTCCAACTATTTCCTGCTCTAAGGGACAAAACTACGGAAGACGGATTT GAAGCTTTTTTTGACCCAGTGTCTAAAAAGGGTTTTTTGACAAATAGAATCAGAACTCTGAGTAGAGGTCGAAAAAAACCGTCTTCCAAACCGCAGACTTTTGATTTCCAAGAACTAACTCAGCAGGAAGAGTACGAAACTCAAAAACTGTTATTGAAGAATGCTGACCCTAATACACAGCGcaatgatattttcgaaaaaactcatCAAACCttcaaaataagaaataccTGCCGCTTCAAGATACTTGAAGAATTTCCTAGGTTTCTGGACACAGATGGTTTG ATATCTTATGAATTCTTCCTGAAGACTGGCAAGGATGAagatgtttttttgaaaaaattccctGGATATGTGGACAAAATTTTTGAAGTATACAGAATTTCTGTATCCAAAGTGAATGAAACTCTGTTCAAAGATTCAGATT attGGGATAAAGAAACAAGATGTTTATTTGCTCTATTGGAGTTGCTACCACCAACTGCTGGAGGAAAGAAAAGTACTGTGAGGAGGGAAACAGTGAGTGATGCCTTGCAGAAGCTtctaaaatttcagaatattcaGGTACCTTTAAAGAATATTCTCAACGAGAAACCTTCCACACAGCCATTTTTGCTAGCCGTTGGAACAAAGGAAAGTGATATTTCTgtattttatgttgtttttgaCAACAACATATTAAAAGCCGGTGTAACCATAACAGAAAGCTTTGACTTTCTATTTAAGTGCCATTTTGTGTTTGATATGAAATATTACCAGGCACTcgatcaatttttcaattttatttctttgtttttttatgaaattgctCCTAACGACATAAGTAGTAGGGCACGCGAGTTAAAAACTAAATTATTGATGTCTTGA